The following is a genomic window from Lagenorhynchus albirostris chromosome 2, mLagAlb1.1, whole genome shotgun sequence.
TTTTAATCATAGTGAATTGGAAAACTGTGGAAGGATTTGAGCAGATGAATAGCATTATTTGACTTACTCCAGCTGTTGTGTTGGGAATAAACTGGACAACGGCAAAAGCAGGGACGTAATTAAGAAGCAGTTGCAATAATCTAGACAAGAGATAATGGTGGTTTAGAGCATATGGTGGTCATAGCAGTGGAGAGGTTaaaaagtggtcagattctggatcaTTTGAAAGTAGAACAAATAGGATTTGCTGACAGGATGGATGTGCTGTTTGAGGGGAAGAAGAGTAAGATTTTTAGCCTGAGGAGCTGAAAGAATGGAGTTGCCATTAACTGAGATGGCAAAGACTACAGGAAGAGGGTGAGATCAGGAGCTAGGTGTTGCATCTGTTAGGTTTGAGATGCCTATTAAACATCAAATGGAGACATCTCATAGGCAGTTGGATATACAGACCTGGAGTTCATGGGAATGGTTCTAACTAGATCTGTGAATTTGGGGATTAAATCAGCATATAGATGAGGTTTAAAGCCAAGACTGACTGAGACTTGATGTAATCCCCAGAGAAGTGAGGTAGAACAAAGAGGGCAAAGGACAGAGCCCTGGGGCACTCCAGTGTTTAGAGGTTAGAAAAAGGAGCGGGAACCAGCAAAACAGACTGATGGAGCAgccagaaagggagaaggaaaaccaGGAAAGAGTGATGTGAAGCCAAGGGAAGAAAGTGTCAGAGAAGAGGGAGTCACCAGCTGTGCCAGaccctgggaggggtgggggctaAAGGGAGGACTGAGAATTGATCATTGGATTCAGCAAGTCCAAGTCactggtgaccttgacaagagcagtAAGAGTGGATTCGAGAAGAGAAATCGAACACAGAAGTATTGACGCTCTTTGAGTTTTCTtataaaaggaagggaagaaatgcATTGTATTTAGAGGAGTAAGTGGAATTGAGAAAGGATTTTCtttaagaaaggagaaataaaagcatgtttGTCTGCTGATAGAAAGATTCAGTAGAGAGGAAAACATTAATGATGCAGGATAAGGAAGGAGAGCAACATTTATATGGAGCAGAGATAGTTCATCAATGACTACAGGAAAGAAGATAGAATATTTAGGCACAGATGGAGATAGGTGGGTCAGTTTGgaagtttgttaatattttctctttcttagtgaAATAGGAAGCAAAGACATCAGTTGAGAGGGAGGATGGAGAAGGAAGCACTAGAGGTTTGAGAAGAGGCGGTATGAAATAATTGGGAGGGTGAGAAAGTACATGGAATAAGGAAATAGAGTGAGGGACATATTGAAATATGCTaggcagggctcccctggtgacgcagtggttgagaacccgcctgccaatgcaggggatatgggttcgagccctggtcccggaggatcccacatgccacggagcaactgggcccgtgcgccacaactgctgagcctgtgctctagagcccacgagccacaactactgagcccacacgccacaactactgaagcccgtgtgccgtaactactgaagccttcgcgcctagagcctgtgctccgcaacacgagaggccaccgcaatgggaggcccgcgtactgcaacgaggggaggcctgcgtaacgcaacgAGGCGTGGCCCCCGCTCagtgcaactagagagagcccatgcgcagcaacgaagacccaacacagccaaaaataaataaataaaataaatttaataaataaatttaaaatatatatatgctagGCAGCAAAATGAAGACACAGCGTCAGAGAGAGACTAACAGCAAGAAGGCCATTGCAGTGGTCTAAATGAGATTTGATGAGCTTCTGAATCAATTCAGGTACAATATTGGGCTCATTAGCATATAGGTAGTAGTTCAAGCTTCAAGTATGAATAAAATTGCCCAAAGAGAGCAGACTGACAATAGCAATGGATAGAGTCCACTGGAAGACAAGCTCAAAACTCAGAAGACTCCTCCAGGTAAACAGGAAGAACCATGGGAAAGAGGGCACAGAGGTAAGATTAGTTGAGGCTTATATGTGCCATCTAGGTTGATTACCTGGGAAGTTGTAGTTTTGATGAAGGAACAGGAGAGAACCCCATTTCACTGTTAGATGAGGAGTAAGTAGAAATACGGAGTACAGATAGTAAATAGACCACACTTgcaagaaagaaaagtagaagtAGCAAAGCCCGAAACTAGGCCTGGAAAGCCATTCCTTGCAGAGACAACAGCTTCTGGAAAGACCAGGAGGTATAGAAGTGCACATATAAGGAATTTTAAATAGTTTGATatgaaaactaaatttttaaaaatatttgattcatttcattttttgttcctttgtctTTTAAAACTGATCAGTGTATAGTTCTTTTTGGGGGAATTGGGGAGGGAGAAGTAACCTTCTATTtagttgtatgtatatgtgtcccttagctaactttaaaaaaaaaaaataccgagACTTTCACATGAAGTAGACTTTGAGACTGCTCAAGCTCTTGAAATGGGAAATTAGGCAGTAATATTCTTCTTAATATTGTAATGTGTTCCCATTCTCTACCTGtcataaaatttgtatgaaagctccttttccttcatttgcttattttaggAGGCAGCAGAAAATGTCCACTGAACGGACTTCTTGGACAAGTTTGTCCACTATTCAGAAAATAGCACTGGGCCTCGGGATCCCAGCCAGTGCAGTGGTTGCCTATATCCTATACCGCAGATATAGGGAAAGCAGAGGTATGTGAATCCATGACTGTACATATGGAAATGTTTAAACTACTATGTTCTGGCCTTgttaaattgaaatgaaaactttccTTCCAGACTGGGTATCATTTGTTGGGATGTAATTGGCTTTCTCtgagggatcttttttttttttaaataaattcatttattttttatttttggctgcattgggtcttcgttgctgcgcgcgggctttctctagttgcggcgagtgggggctactctttgttgtggtgcacgggcttctcattgtggtggcttctcgttgcagagcatgggctctaggtgcgtgggctccagtagttgtgacacatgggcttagttgctccgcagcatgtgggatcttcccggaccagggctcgaacccgcatcccctgcattggcaggtggattcttaaccactgcaccaccagggaagtccctgtgaggGATCTTTGGAACAAAGTTTTTTCTCTTCTATGTTAATGTGAAGCTAGTCTGTGAAATGAAGAACtcattttatcattcttttgATCTCTTCCCTTCAGCAACACCAGCACTACAATgggttctttctttctccttcttttataCCCATacacttgtttatattttccttctattGTTAGAAGGCTAACTGTCCGGTCCAGTTTCCCCACAGGTTGGACCTAAGGAGTAGGACCTAGAGAAATGATTTACATACAGACGAGAGAAATTCTGAACCTAGTGCGCTCCTCAGGCAACTTCTAGCCTTCATTCTTCTCCAGGAGTCGTGTCTTGGGGGAAGTAGTTTGCCCAGAATCCATCACTCCTTCCTTGCAGAACCAAATGACTTTCCGTGTTTTAGCATATGAAAACAGTAGCCCAGAGAGAATGCCCATCTTCTGGTCTTTCAGGACCTTTTAATTCCCACTCAGATGCTACTTCTCCTTCTCTTTATGGTTGAAATCCTCAGTTTATCTCTTGCATCCACATCTCTTTGATAGCTAGATTCAGGGGAGGGCAGGTAGTAGCTTTGGGTATTATCTAAGTATGATCTGACGATCTATGCAGAAGAGCGGCTGACATTTGTTGGGGAGGATGACATCGAGATAGAGATGCGAGTCCCCCAGGAGGCTGTGAAGCTCATCATTGGCCGGCAAGGAGCCAATATTAAACAGGTAACTGTGTGAGCAGGCAACGGCTTTCCCAGGGATTGATTCTGCTTTCCCTTCTTTGCCCCCATTCCATAAAACCCACTCACACcatgtatattttaaacagaaaaaatacagGAACTTATTAGGTAACTGCTATTTTCCTTCTAGAGATGAGTACTTCTCCCTAGAGAATGGGTGACTTAACTTGAAATGGGGATTTTTAATTGGATGATTCTCAGCCTGGTATAGCTTGAATCATTCCTTTCTACTATGGAATTATGAACTCTCATTAATTGACAGTAACTAATTAATTGCTCCCTGATTCTTTTTACCATCTCCTGTTGTTCAGTTGGAAtgtcagtgaaataaaataattgattctCTAATCCAAATTAGGGGGAAAGAGTGTTCTAAACACAGAGAAACTGTTTTGGATTAACTGCTATTTGGGGTTACCTTTGTCTCTAATCTCCTTCCATAAGTACACGTAATTGAGGACTGCTTATAGCACCCTGATTTCACTGATTACTGTGTCCAGTTCCGTCTACCTCCAGGATTAGGTTTAGAGTATCCTTAGCTGACCCAGATGAGAGCTCGTCCAGAGTGTATTACCACATATCCTTTTCTCTGCAGCTACGAAAACAGACAGGTGCTCGGATCGATGTGGACACGGAGGATGTAGGAGATGAGCGGGTGCTGCTTATCAGTGGTTTTCCTGTTCAGGTGTGCAAGGCCAAAGCAGCAATTCATCAGATCCTGACTGAGAGTACCCCAGTGTCTGAGCAGCTCTCAGTTCCCCAGAGATCTGTGGGCAGAATCATAGGTACCACTGGACAGCTTCCTCtgctgtttccttttttgtttaccTTTGCCTTTCTTTCACACCTTCCCAAGGGTTTCTCCTGACCTACTTCGCTTCACCTTGCTGAGAAAAAAAGGCAGGGACATTGAGACCAGAGCTTTACTTTTTTACAGAAGTAAAATCAGTGGTAAAGCAAAACTCATTATCTCAAGAAGTTTTATGATCTGAACCTTACAAATAGGTTCCAGAAGGGTTCAGGTAAATGTATTTACCTCAGGTTTTTAAAGGGAAGCTAAGGATGCTCATTTTATCCCAAATCTTTCAAGACAGTGCTCTAGAAAGCACCTATTATGCCTTCCCATGGAGCATTCCTTATGCTgctggaagaggcagagaaatgTCCTGTTCCTGGTCCAGTGTTTCACACACCGTGTAGGGTATCTTCTAATGAAGTGGGGATGTAAAGTATGCCGAGTGGCCAAAAAATGCAAGTGACATGACCACATTAACCTATACAATGTgtagaatttaaataaaatggataGAGCAAATAATCCAGTATTCCCCTTAGTATAGTACAGATTTCAGTAGCTCCTGCTTTCCATTCACTGTCTTCCATTCTGTTTAGTTTGAAAATGAGAACTGACTCTCCCCTCCTAGTATGTACAAAACAGTGGTGTCTCTAGTAGTTAAGGTTACTGAGGAGGGAAGGACAGGTTTTTATGTATTATTCAATGCAGGGAGAGGCGGCGAGACAATTCGTTCTATCTGTAAGGCCTCGGGAGCCAAAATAAACTGTGACAAAGAATCAGATGGGACATTGCTACTATCAAGACTTATAAAAATCTCAGGAACACAGAAGGAGGTGGCAGCAGCTAAGGCAAGTAGCTGATAGATTTGAATTGTATCTAAGAGTGAGAAGAACACTTTACTCCATCCCATCAATATCTGGCCACGTAGATATCATCCCTTGTCTTATTTTCCACAGCATTTGATACTGGAGAAAGTTTCAGAAGATGAAGAACTTAGGAAGAGAATTGCTCATTCTGCAGAAACCAGAGTCCCACGGAAGCAGCCAATCAGCATAAGAAGAGAGGAAGTGACAGAGCCAGCTGGGGCTGGAAAGCCAGCTTTATGGAAAAACACTGGCACTAGCTTGGAGCAGGCTGCACCTCTGGCAGTTCCTCCCCACAAAGGAGGTGGTGACACGTCTGTTGTAGGACCAGAAGAGCGTTCCTGCAGGAAACCTAATGATGACAACCTTCAGAAGTTTGGAGCCCAGACCAGTCCAGAGACATCCATGTTTGAAAGTATGTAAGAAAGAGGGAACCCATGAGCCATATGGAAGATAGAAAAAGTGGCTTAGATAACCCAAAataggaaacaataaaaaaaaaattctattttctcgACTACACTTACAAGTCTTTAATCACAGATAGGACTTTCTGGCAATATTTTACTTGGGATTAGTACTAAgcacaaatactttttttctgaataCAAACCAGctaataattttagaaaactatAGAAATATGCTAGTTCACAGGAAACTAGTCTGTGAGTAATAGATCAAATAATTGAATTACATGGTACTCTTCCTCCAGacctatttatttaaataagtaaaatactgagtccagttttttc
Proteins encoded in this region:
- the TDRKH gene encoding tudor and KH domain-containing protein isoform X1, giving the protein MKAPFPSFAYFRRQQKMSTERTSWTSLSTIQKIALGLGIPASAVVAYILYRRYRESREERLTFVGEDDIEIEMRVPQEAVKLIIGRQGANIKQLRKQTGARIDVDTEDVGDERVLLISGFPVQVCKAKAAIHQILTESTPVSEQLSVPQRSVGRIIGRGGETIRSICKASGAKINCDKESDGTLLLSRLIKISGTQKEVAAAKHLILEKVSEDEELRKRIAHSAETRVPRKQPISIRREEVTEPAGAGKPALWKNTGTSLEQAAPLAVPPHKGGGDTSVVGPEERSCRKPNDDNLQKFGAQTSPETSMFEIPSPDFSFHADEFLEVYVSASEHPNHFWIQIIGSRSLQLDKLVREMTQHYENSLPEDLTVHVGDIVAAPLPTNGSWYRARVLGTLENGNLDLYFVDFGDNGYCPLRDLRVLRSDFLSLPFQAIECSLARIAPSGEQWEEEALDEFDRLTHCAGWKPLVAKISSYVQSGISTWPKIHLYDTSNGKKLDIGLELVRKGYAIELPEDMEENRAVPVTSPNVATETDVSLRSTVTETKKSPGEMAHTLSCLSLLEAASVSGDDNLEDDYLV